One stretch of Amblyraja radiata isolate CabotCenter1 chromosome 9, sAmbRad1.1.pri, whole genome shotgun sequence DNA includes these proteins:
- the LOC116976777 gene encoding cytochrome P450 1B1-like: MVPEEWKAQVQPALLLFLALLLCLELCWCLWRRDKGRRRPPGPFAWPLVGNAMQLGKSPHLTFSRMARRYGDLFQIRLGGRDIVVLNGDATIRQALLQHSAKFAGRPDFASFRLVSGGKSMAFGQYNVQWKVHRRLAQSAVRSFSTADARARRVLEYHVQGEARQLLRVFLRLGADGQHFQPCPELTVAAANVMCALCFGRRYSHDDQEFRRLLGRTYRFGRTVGAGSLVDVMPWLQSFPNPVRSIYRDFQQLNREFFEFVRSKVEQHRRTYHPGTTRDMSDAFIQALDGDKLAQEGLSPEHAEGSVTDILGASQDTTSTALSWILFHLIQFPQLQAKLQRDIDQVVGRDRLPRAQDKAHLPFLEAFLYEIMRFTSFVPMTIPHATTSPVDINGYHIPQDTVVFINQWSVNHDCDKWKDPGTFEPGRFLNADGSINKDLTSSVMIFSVGKRRCIGEQLSKIQIFLFTAILVHQCTFEANPAEKLTMDCHYGLTVKPVSFTVLVRLRDKFVQEAAEADGDGDGQPSESTDCRTAPTTLHTQS, from the coding sequence ATGGTGCCGGAGGAGTGGAAGGCGCAGGTCCAGCCGGCGCTACTGCTCTTCCTCGCCCTGCTCCTGTGCCTGGAGctttgctggtgcctctggcgccGGGACAAGGGTCGTCGCCGCCCACCGGGACCCTTCGCCTGGCCGCTGGTGGGCAACGCCATGCAACTGGGCAAGTCTCCGCACCTCACCTTCAGCAGGATGGCCCGGCGCTACGGCGACCTCTTCCAGATCCGCCTGGGCGGCAGAGACATTGTGGTGCTGAACGGCGATGCGACCATCCGCCAGGCTCTGCTGCAGCACAGCGCAAAGTTCGCCGGGCGGCCGGACTTCGCCTCTTTCCGCCTGGTGTCCGGCGGCAAGAGCATGGCCTTCGGCCAGTACAACGTCCAGTGGAAGGTCCACCGCCGCCTGGCACAGTCTGCCGTGCGATCCTTCTCCACGGCCGATGCCCGGGCTCGCCGTGTCCTCGAGTACCACGTCCAGGGGGAGGCTCGCCAGTTGCTGCGGGTCTTCCTGCGCCTGGGCGCCGACGGCCAACACTTCCAGCCCTGCCCCGAGTTGACGGTGGCAGCCGCCAACGTGATGTGCGCCCTGTGCTTCGGGCGCCGCTACAGCCACGATGACCAGGAGTTCCGGCGGCTGCTGGGCAGGACCTACCGCTTCGGGCGCACGGTGGGAGCCGGCAGCCTGGTGGATGTCATGCCCTGGCTCCAGTCCTTCCCCAACCCGGTGCGTAGCATCTACCGAGACTTCCAGCAGCTCAACCGCGAGTTCTTCGAGTTCGTCCGCAGTAAAGTCGAGCAGCACCGGCGCACCTACCACCCGGGAACCACCCGGGACATGAGCGACGCTTTCATCCAGGCACTGGACGGGGACAAGCTGGCGCAAGAGGGTCTCAGCCCGGAACACGCCGAGGGCTCGGTCACCGACATCCTGGGGGCCAGCCAGGACACCACGTCCACCGCCCTGAGTTGGATCCTGTTCCACTTGATCCAGTTCCCGCAGCTCCAGGCCAAGCTCCAGAGGGACATCGACCAGGTGGTTGGCAGGGACCGTCTGCCCAGAGCCCAGGACAAAGCTCACCTGCCATTCCTGGAGGCTTTCCTGTACGAGATCATGCGCTTCACCAGCTTCGTCCCGATGACCATCCCTCACGCCACCACCTCGCCCGTGGACATCAACGGGTACCACATCCCCCAGGACACGGTGGTCTTCATCAACCAGTGGTCGGTCAACCACGACTGCGACAAGTGGAAGGACCCCGGCACCTTCGAACCCGGGCGCTTCCTCAACGCGGACGGCTCCATCAACAAGGACCTGACCAGCAGCGTCATGATCTTCTCGGTGGGCAAGAGGAGATGCATCGGGGAGCAGCTGTCCAAGATCCAGATCTTCCTCTTCACCGCCATCCTCGTCCACCAGTGCACCTTCGAAGCGAATCCCGCGGAGAAGCTGACCATGGACTGTCACTACGGACTGACCGTCAAACCCGTGTCCTTTACCGTGCTGGTCCGACTCCGGGACAAGTTTGTGCAGGAGGCGGCTgaggcagacggagacggagacggacaaCCCAGTGAGTCGACTGACTGCCGGACAGCTCCTACCACGCTTCACACACAGTCTTAA